A genomic window from Candidatus Kouleothrix ribensis includes:
- a CDS encoding transposase, whose product MLELDEAKRQRTILRIDSGGGSIDDINWALARGYHILTKDYSRQRARKLGVSVTEWIDDPQIAGRQVGWVATPAPEYVRPVGRIAVRWKQKNGQWEYAVIITTLLAADVIAETNQPQAQVLDHQAVLLAYVQCYDMRGGGVETSFKDDKQGIGLTKRSKKRFAAQQMLTLLGSLAHNVIVWARQWLSDHEPKLRRYGLKRMVRDIFHISGFLVHNARGRIVEVVLNQRAPRVRNLARSLDVRLRPQHIAINWGQI is encoded by the coding sequence GTGCTGGAGCTGGACGAGGCCAAACGCCAGCGCACCATCCTGCGCATCGACTCGGGCGGCGGCAGTATCGACGACATCAACTGGGCGTTGGCGCGCGGCTATCACATCCTCACCAAAGATTACTCGCGCCAGCGGGCGCGCAAGCTGGGCGTGAGCGTGACGGAATGGATCGATGACCCGCAGATCGCAGGACGCCAGGTCGGGTGGGTGGCGACGCCCGCGCCCGAATACGTGCGTCCGGTCGGGCGGATCGCCGTCCGCTGGAAGCAGAAGAACGGGCAGTGGGAGTATGCGGTGATCATCACGACCCTGCTGGCGGCTGATGTGATTGCCGAAACGAACCAGCCCCAGGCGCAGGTCTTGGACCATCAGGCGGTACTGCTGGCGTATGTGCAGTGCTACGACATGCGTGGTGGTGGGGTCGAGACGAGCTTCAAGGACGACAAGCAGGGCATCGGCCTGACGAAACGGAGCAAGAAGCGGTTCGCCGCGCAACAGATGCTCACGCTGCTGGGCAGCCTGGCCCATAACGTGATCGTCTGGGCGCGCCAGTGGCTGAGCGATCACGAGCCCAAGCTGCGCCGCTATGGCCTCAAACGGATGGTGCGCGATATCTTCCATATCAGCGGCTTTCTCGTCCACAATGCCCGTGGGCGGATTGTGGAAGTGGTGCTGAACCAACGCGCCCCACGCGTCCGCAATCTCGCCCGTAGCTTGGATGTGCGCCTACGGCCCCAGCACATCGCCATCAATTGGGGCCAAATCTAG